The Amycolatopsis umgeniensis DNA segment ATCCCCCGGCCGAAGGTGTGGAACGGATCGCTCGCGCCTTCGGGCAGGCCCTTCGCGCTCACCTGGAGACCTCGGCGGGGCAGCCTTCGAGAAGGCCGCGGTGCAGGGCCAGTTCCGCCAGCGCGACGATCACCTGGTCGATGTTGAGCGCCGAGGTGTCGACCTCGACGGCATCGTCGGCCGCGCGCAGGGGCGAAGCCGCGCGCGTGGAGTCCAGGCGGTCACGCCGTTCCACCGCGGCCTTCGCGACGTCGACGGTGGACTCGCGGCCTGCTGCCGAGTCCTGCGCGCTGCGACGAGCGGCGCGGACCTCGGCCGAGGCGGTGAGGAAGATCTTGAGCGGGGCGTCCGGTGACACGACGGTGCCGATGTCGCGGCCTTCGACCACGATGCCGCCGACGCGGCCGAGCACCTCCGCGATGATCTCGCGCTGCCGGGTGACCAGCAGTTCGCGGACCGCGGGGACGGCCGAAACCGGGGACACCGCGGTGGTGACGTCCGCACCGCGGATCTCGGCGGCGACGTCCTCGCCCGCGAGGGTCACGGTCGCTTCGTCGGGGCTGGTCCCGATGCCGAGTTCCGCCTTGCGAGCGACCTTCGAGACCTCGTCCGCGTCGGCCGGGTCGGCCCCGGCGCGCAGGACGGCGAGGGTGACCATGCGGTACATCGCGCCGGTGTCGAGGTAGCCGGCGCCGAGCTTCGTCGCGAGCTTCCGCGAAACCGTGGACTTCCCGGTTCCGGACGGGCCGTCCATCGCGACCACACCACGCAGGGCTCCC contains these protein-coding regions:
- the cmk gene encoding (d)CMP kinase encodes the protein MVAMDGPSGTGKSTVSRKLATKLGAGYLDTGAMYRMVTLAVLRAGADPADADEVSKVARKAELGIGTSPDEATVTLAGEDVAAEIRGADVTTAVSPVSAVPAVRELLVTRQREIIAEVLGRVGGIVVEGRDIGTVVSPDAPLKIFLTASAEVRAARRSAQDSAAGRESTVDVAKAAVERRDRLDSTRAASPLRAADDAVEVDTSALNIDQVIVALAELALHRGLLEGCPAEVSR